In Janibacter sp. CX7, a single genomic region encodes these proteins:
- a CDS encoding dihydroorotate dehydrogenase, with protein MTTPAAPPSPVDMSVDLAGVRLPNPMMTASGCAANGREMHRFIDVAQLGAFVTKSVKAQPVSGRGTPRMAETPSGMLNSIGLQGPGVQAFVDEDLAWLHSIGARVVVSIAGNTASEFAGVARAVVRSRYASAVAAIEVNISCPNVANRGLVFACDPASSHKVMTLVREEVPRGLPMLAKLSPDVTDIVEIADTVLKAGAHGLTMINTTLGVAIDVDRLRPHLIAATGGLSGPAIRPMAVRAVWQVAGAMRAGRIKTAPIVGVGGVRSGRDALELVAAGASAIQVGTAAFNDPTAPERVGRELEALVAERGFTRLADVVGIAHERFTP; from the coding sequence ATGACCACGCCCGCTGCACCCCCTTCGCCTGTGGACATGTCCGTCGACCTCGCCGGGGTCCGCCTGCCCAACCCGATGATGACCGCCAGCGGGTGCGCGGCCAACGGCCGGGAGATGCACCGCTTCATCGACGTCGCCCAGCTGGGTGCCTTCGTCACCAAGTCGGTCAAGGCCCAGCCGGTCTCCGGGCGCGGCACGCCCCGCATGGCCGAGACGCCCTCCGGGATGCTCAACTCGATCGGCCTGCAGGGCCCGGGGGTGCAGGCCTTCGTCGACGAGGACCTCGCCTGGCTGCATTCGATCGGTGCGCGTGTCGTCGTCTCGATCGCCGGCAACACCGCCTCGGAGTTCGCGGGCGTCGCCCGCGCCGTCGTGCGCAGCCGCTACGCGAGCGCGGTGGCCGCCATCGAGGTCAACATCTCGTGCCCCAACGTCGCCAACCGCGGGCTCGTCTTCGCCTGCGACCCGGCGAGCTCCCACAAGGTGATGACCCTCGTGCGAGAGGAGGTCCCGCGGGGCCTGCCGATGCTCGCAAAGCTCAGCCCCGATGTCACCGACATCGTCGAGATCGCCGACACGGTCCTCAAGGCCGGCGCCCACGGCCTGACGATGATCAACACCACCCTCGGGGTGGCCATCGACGTCGACCGGTTGCGGCCGCACCTCATCGCCGCGACCGGAGGGCTCTCCGGCCCGGCGATCCGGCCGATGGCCGTGCGCGCCGTCTGGCAGGTCGCCGGGGCGATGCGGGCCGGGCGGATCAAGACCGCGCCGATCGTCGGTGTCGGGGGAGTGCGCAGCGGCCGTGATGCCCTCGAGCTGGTCGCCGCCGGTGCGAGCGCGATCCAGGTCGGCACCGCGGCCTTCAACGACCCGACCGCCCCCGAGCGGGTCGGTCGCGAGCTCGAAGCGCTCGTCGCAGAGCGTGGCTTCACCCGTCTCGCCGACGTCGTCGGCATCGCCCACGAGAGGTTCACGCCATGA